In one Nocardia tengchongensis genomic region, the following are encoded:
- a CDS encoding acyl-ACP thioesterase domain-containing protein, whose amino-acid sequence MDHLAHTGALESHPHWIVRRTVIDVLRPITWPTRLRVRRWCSGVSPRWCTMRVRIDSEGDGGLVETEGFWIHMNKKTMSPSRLADEFFELMSTTTDDHRLHWRQWLDAPLPPTDGTPYPLRRTDTDHFRHITNTAYWHAVHEFTADATELTRGPHRFVLEHNKPIRFGEILDVHADRTDGALTLWFAVDHDTRAIAQLRRLEED is encoded by the coding sequence GTGGACCACCTCGCGCACACCGGCGCGCTCGAATCCCACCCGCACTGGATCGTGCGGCGCACCGTCATCGACGTGCTGCGCCCGATCACCTGGCCCACCCGGCTCCGCGTCCGCCGCTGGTGCTCGGGCGTCTCGCCGCGCTGGTGCACCATGCGCGTCCGCATCGACTCGGAGGGCGACGGCGGCCTCGTCGAGACCGAAGGCTTCTGGATCCATATGAACAAGAAGACGATGAGCCCCTCCCGGCTGGCCGACGAATTCTTCGAACTCATGAGCACCACCACCGACGATCACCGCCTGCACTGGCGGCAATGGCTCGACGCACCCCTGCCCCCGACCGACGGCACCCCATACCCGCTGCGCCGCACCGACACCGACCACTTCCGGCACATCACCAACACCGCCTACTGGCACGCCGTCCACGAATTCACGGCCGACGCAACCGAACTCACCCGGGGCCCGCATCGGTTCGTGCTCGAACACAACAAACCCATCCGCTTCGGCGAGATCCTCGACGTCCACGCCGACCGGACCGACGGCGCCCTCACCCTGTGGTTCGCC
- a CDS encoding ADP-ribosylglycohydrolase family protein produces MELTPEQADRAAGVLLGTAAGDALGAGYEFTHPGPDVEIRMKGGGAFQWAPGEWTDDTSMAVAVACAAARVGDLCSPEGLDAVAAEFVAWWDAKPVDIGNQTRQVLEHRDRTGRAMQLRAHDLPGLKAGNGSLMRTAPVALAYLDNAEKCGKAAKLVSSLTHYDMQAMQACKLWTLGIRHAVLFGTYDGLREALSQVDTGFWEPLLDKAESGAPSDFAKNGWVVHALQTAWWAITHAETLPAALELAVRAGGDTDTTAAIAGGLLGARWGASAVPVEWRELLHGYPGYAAADLDTLTRQIVAR; encoded by the coding sequence ATGGAATTGACGCCGGAGCAGGCCGACCGGGCCGCAGGGGTGCTGCTGGGGACGGCGGCGGGCGACGCGCTGGGCGCCGGCTACGAGTTCACCCATCCGGGTCCGGACGTGGAGATCCGGATGAAGGGCGGCGGGGCGTTCCAGTGGGCGCCGGGGGAGTGGACCGACGACACCTCCATGGCGGTCGCGGTGGCGTGCGCTGCCGCCCGGGTCGGGGATCTGTGCAGCCCGGAGGGGCTGGACGCGGTCGCCGCCGAGTTCGTGGCGTGGTGGGACGCCAAGCCGGTGGACATCGGCAATCAGACGCGTCAGGTGCTCGAGCACCGCGATCGGACCGGGCGCGCCATGCAGCTGCGGGCGCACGATCTGCCCGGTCTCAAGGCGGGGAACGGGTCGCTGATGCGGACCGCCCCGGTCGCCCTGGCCTATCTCGACAATGCCGAGAAGTGCGGCAAGGCAGCCAAACTGGTGAGCTCGCTGACCCACTACGACATGCAGGCCATGCAGGCGTGCAAACTCTGGACCCTCGGCATCCGCCACGCCGTCCTGTTCGGCACCTACGACGGCTTGCGCGAGGCGCTCTCGCAGGTGGACACCGGCTTCTGGGAACCGTTGCTGGACAAGGCCGAAAGCGGCGCCCCGTCGGACTTCGCCAAGAACGGCTGGGTCGTGCACGCCCTGCAGACCGCGTGGTGGGCGATCACCCACGCCGAAACCCTTCCGGCCGCACTGGAGCTGGCGGTCCGCGCGGGCGGCGACACCGACACCACGGCGGCCATCGCGGGTGGTCTGCTGGGTGCGCGCTGGGGTGCGTCGGCGGTTCCGGTCGAGTGGCGGGAGCTGCTGCACGGCTACCCGGGCTACGCTGCGGCCGATCTGGACACCCTCACGCGGCAGATCGTCGCTCGCTGA
- a CDS encoding PhzF family phenazine biosynthesis protein, translated as MEVLLHQLDAFADAPFTGNPAAVMPLLSWLPDDLLQRLAEENNLAETAFYTSALPAEAGVPPDNSPAFHLRWFTPTTEVDLCGHATMATAAQILDDMHPGADRVHFYTRSGWLRVDRDRDDLVLDLPSVSSVEIDAHEELPQLLAKALGVRPLRAFDGTDVVLVVTAEHEVRESRPNFAAFPELKRAAILTAAGTEVDFVSRVFAPGQGIPEDPVTGSAHAQLTPLWSRELGRTSLTARQLSRRGGSLRCALTGDRVRLTGRCRRYLDGVVRLPD; from the coding sequence ATGGAGGTCTTGCTGCATCAGCTCGACGCATTCGCCGATGCACCGTTCACGGGCAACCCCGCGGCGGTGATGCCGCTGCTGTCCTGGCTGCCCGACGACCTGCTGCAGCGGCTGGCCGAGGAGAACAACCTCGCCGAGACCGCCTTCTACACCTCCGCGCTGCCGGCGGAAGCGGGTGTGCCGCCGGACAACTCGCCCGCCTTCCACCTGCGCTGGTTCACCCCCACCACCGAGGTCGACCTGTGCGGGCACGCCACCATGGCCACCGCCGCCCAGATCCTCGACGACATGCACCCCGGCGCGGACCGCGTCCACTTCTACACCCGCAGCGGATGGCTACGCGTCGACCGCGACCGCGACGATCTGGTGCTGGACCTGCCCTCGGTGTCGTCGGTGGAAATCGATGCGCACGAGGAACTTCCGCAGCTGCTGGCCAAGGCGCTCGGGGTGCGCCCGCTGCGCGCCTTCGACGGTACCGACGTGGTGCTCGTCGTCACCGCCGAACACGAAGTGCGCGAATCCCGCCCGAACTTCGCCGCCTTCCCCGAACTGAAGCGCGCCGCCATCCTCACCGCCGCCGGTACCGAGGTCGACTTCGTGTCCCGCGTGTTCGCCCCCGGACAGGGCATTCCGGAAGACCCGGTCACCGGGTCCGCGCACGCGCAGCTCACCCCGCTGTGGAGCCGCGAACTCGGCCGCACCAGCCTCACCGCCCGCCAGCTCTCCCGCCGCGGCGGCTCCCTGCGCTGCGCCCTCACCGGCGACCGGGTCCGGCTCACCGGGCGCTGCCGCCGCTACCTCGACGGCGTGGTCCGGCTGCCGGACTGA
- a CDS encoding cation-translocating P-type ATPase: protein MSITAQAASPPSPPALGLTSAEVAQRRQDGLTNDVPERASRSVKDIVKANVFTRINAILGVLFILVLATGSIIDGMFGLLIIANSAVGIIQEIRAKNTLDKLAIVGQAKPMVRRDGQATAVTPQEIVLDDIIELGPGDQIVVDGEVIESELLEVDESLLTGEADPIDKTLAAPIMSGSFVVSGSGAYRATKVGKDAYAAKLADEASKFTLVKSELRSGIDTILKVITYLLIPAGLLSIYNQLVSSKESWRPAVNGMVAALVPMVPEGLVLMTSIAFAVGVVRLGARKCLVQELPAIEGLARVDVVCADKTGTLTENGMRLAEIRAVDGRGAAASGDGKASEGSQELRDVLAALAADDPRPNASVLAIKEALPDAPGWQSTGLAPFSSAKKWSGMSYGEHGNWLMGAPDVLLDPDTEIAATAQEIGAKGLRVLLLARSDRPVDAPDAPGQVTPAALVVLEQKVRPDAKGTLEYFASQHVSTKVISGDNAVSVGAVASSLGLSGGADPVDARDLPTDQNELADVLDHKTVFGRVRPDQKRAMVGALQSRGHTVAMTGDGVNDVLALKDADIGVAMGSGSPATRSVAQIVLLDNKFATLPYVVAEGRRVIGNIERVSNLFLTKTVYSVVLAFLVGIAGIGSQIFHYKAIGYPFLPRHVTIAAWFTIGIPAFILSLAPNNERARTGFVGRVMRLAIPSGVVIGVMTFISYLIAYKGPDAGDTAKVQAGTTALITLLIVAVWVLAIVARPWNWWKILLVAGSVAGYLILFSVPFTRHFFKLDPSNVALTTSAVICGAIGVVLVEVAWWFSAKYLGESPHTPVIADEND, encoded by the coding sequence ATGTCGATCACCGCGCAGGCAGCGAGTCCGCCCAGCCCACCCGCACTGGGGCTCACCTCCGCCGAGGTGGCACAGCGGCGGCAGGACGGACTGACCAACGACGTGCCGGAGCGGGCCAGCCGGTCCGTCAAGGACATCGTCAAGGCCAACGTGTTCACCCGGATCAACGCGATCCTCGGCGTGCTGTTCATCCTGGTGCTGGCCACCGGATCGATCATCGACGGCATGTTCGGCCTGCTGATCATCGCCAACAGCGCGGTCGGCATCATCCAGGAGATCCGGGCCAAGAACACCCTCGACAAGCTGGCCATCGTCGGACAGGCCAAACCGATGGTGCGCCGCGACGGGCAGGCCACCGCCGTCACGCCGCAGGAGATCGTGCTCGACGACATCATCGAACTCGGCCCCGGCGACCAGATCGTCGTCGACGGCGAGGTGATCGAGTCCGAACTGCTGGAAGTGGACGAGTCGCTGCTCACCGGTGAGGCCGACCCGATCGACAAAACCCTTGCCGCACCCATCATGTCGGGCAGCTTCGTGGTGTCCGGCAGCGGCGCCTACCGGGCCACCAAGGTCGGCAAGGACGCCTACGCCGCCAAGCTCGCCGACGAGGCCAGCAAGTTCACCCTGGTCAAGTCCGAACTGCGCTCCGGCATCGACACCATTCTGAAAGTCATTACCTACCTGCTGATTCCGGCGGGCCTGCTGTCGATCTACAACCAGCTGGTGTCCTCCAAGGAATCCTGGCGGCCCGCCGTCAACGGCATGGTGGCCGCGCTGGTGCCGATGGTGCCCGAGGGCCTGGTGCTGATGACCTCCATCGCCTTCGCGGTCGGCGTGGTCCGGCTCGGCGCGCGCAAGTGCCTGGTGCAGGAGCTGCCCGCCATCGAGGGCCTGGCCCGGGTGGACGTGGTGTGCGCCGACAAGACCGGCACGCTCACCGAGAACGGCATGCGGCTGGCCGAGATTCGCGCGGTCGACGGCCGCGGTGCGGCGGCGTCCGGCGACGGCAAGGCCTCCGAGGGCAGCCAGGAGCTGCGCGACGTGCTGGCCGCCCTCGCCGCCGACGACCCGCGCCCCAACGCCAGCGTCCTCGCCATCAAGGAAGCCCTGCCCGATGCCCCGGGCTGGCAGTCCACCGGACTCGCGCCGTTCTCCTCCGCCAAGAAGTGGAGCGGCATGTCCTACGGCGAGCACGGCAACTGGCTGATGGGCGCCCCCGACGTGCTGCTGGATCCCGACACCGAGATCGCCGCCACCGCACAGGAGATCGGGGCCAAGGGGCTGCGTGTGCTGCTGCTGGCCCGCAGCGACCGGCCGGTCGACGCGCCGGACGCGCCCGGCCAGGTCACCCCGGCCGCGCTGGTGGTGCTGGAGCAGAAGGTGCGCCCCGACGCCAAGGGAACCCTCGAATACTTCGCCTCCCAGCATGTTTCGACCAAGGTCATCTCCGGCGACAACGCGGTATCGGTCGGCGCGGTCGCCTCTTCGCTCGGGCTGTCCGGCGGCGCCGATCCGGTCGACGCCCGCGACCTGCCGACCGACCAGAACGAACTCGCGGACGTGCTCGACCACAAGACCGTGTTCGGCCGGGTCCGCCCGGATCAGAAGCGCGCCATGGTCGGCGCGCTCCAGTCCCGCGGCCACACCGTCGCCATGACCGGCGACGGCGTCAACGACGTGCTCGCCCTCAAGGACGCCGACATCGGCGTCGCCATGGGCTCGGGCAGCCCCGCCACCCGCTCGGTGGCGCAGATCGTGCTGCTGGACAACAAGTTCGCGACGCTGCCCTATGTGGTGGCCGAGGGCCGCCGGGTGATCGGCAATATCGAGCGGGTCTCGAACCTGTTCCTCACCAAGACCGTCTACTCGGTGGTGCTGGCGTTCCTGGTCGGCATCGCGGGCATCGGGTCGCAGATCTTCCACTACAAGGCGATCGGCTACCCGTTCCTGCCCCGCCACGTGACGATCGCCGCCTGGTTCACCATCGGCATCCCCGCCTTCATCCTGTCGCTGGCGCCCAACAACGAGCGCGCCCGCACCGGATTCGTCGGGCGCGTCATGCGTTTGGCCATCCCCTCGGGCGTGGTGATCGGCGTGATGACGTTCATCTCCTACCTGATCGCCTACAAGGGTCCCGACGCCGGCGACACCGCGAAGGTGCAGGCGGGCACCACGGCGCTGATCACCCTGCTGATCGTCGCGGTGTGGGTGCTGGCCATCGTGGCGCGGCCGTGGAACTGGTGGAAGATCCTGCTGGTCGCGGGTTCCGTTGCGGGATACCTGATCCTGTTCTCGGTCCCGTTCACCCGGCACTTCTTCAAACTCGACCCGTCCAATGTCGCGTTGACGACCTCCGCGGTCATCTGCGGCGCGATCGGTGTGGTGCTGGTCGAGGTGGCGTGGTGGTTCAGCGCCAAGTATCTCGGCGAGTCGCCGCACACGCCGGTCATCGCCGACGAAAACGACTGA
- the rarD gene encoding EamA family transporter RarD: MTAERGWRGRFGRHGGERDTGIAFGAGAYFLWGLFPAFFGLLSFASAGEVLVERILWTLVVALLALLVAGRLGELRRIDARTWRLAAVASAAISLNWGVYVYGVISHHVVECALGYFINPLVTVAFGVLIFREKLRAPQWVALGLGASAVIVLTVDYGRPPWIALILACSFATYGLVKKVIRLDALPGLAAEGLAAAPFALIAVVVIALTGNATFGSSAAHTGLLMLTGPVTLVPLVLFALAAPRVPLSTMGILQYLTPALQLTWGVVVGHEPMPASRWAGFALIWLALAIFTVDAVRRAGAPRRPPPDAEPHTPHAMCGSGRPGQGWRAPWALVTNSLV; this comes from the coding sequence GTGACGGCCGAGCGGGGGTGGCGCGGCCGGTTCGGGCGGCACGGCGGCGAGCGGGACACCGGCATCGCCTTCGGGGCCGGCGCGTACTTCCTGTGGGGCCTGTTCCCCGCGTTCTTCGGTTTGCTGTCCTTCGCCAGCGCGGGGGAGGTGCTGGTCGAACGGATCCTGTGGACCCTGGTCGTCGCGCTGCTGGCGCTGCTGGTCGCCGGGCGGCTGGGGGAGCTGCGGCGGATCGACGCGCGGACCTGGCGGCTGGCCGCGGTGGCCTCGGCCGCCATCTCGCTGAACTGGGGCGTCTACGTCTACGGCGTCATCTCCCATCACGTGGTGGAATGCGCGCTCGGCTACTTCATCAATCCGCTGGTGACGGTGGCGTTCGGCGTCCTCATCTTTCGCGAGAAGCTGCGCGCCCCGCAGTGGGTGGCGCTCGGGCTGGGCGCGTCCGCGGTGATCGTGCTGACCGTCGACTACGGGCGGCCGCCGTGGATCGCGTTGATCCTGGCCTGCTCGTTCGCCACCTACGGGCTGGTCAAGAAGGTGATCCGGCTGGACGCACTGCCCGGGCTGGCGGCGGAGGGGCTGGCGGCGGCGCCGTTCGCGCTGATCGCGGTCGTGGTGATCGCGCTGACCGGCAACGCGACGTTCGGTTCCTCGGCCGCGCACACCGGTCTGCTCATGCTGACCGGTCCGGTCACCCTGGTCCCGCTGGTGCTGTTCGCGCTGGCGGCCCCGCGAGTCCCGTTGTCCACCATGGGAATCCTGCAATACCTGACGCCCGCGCTGCAGCTCACCTGGGGTGTCGTGGTCGGCCACGAACCGATGCCCGCCTCCCGCTGGGCCGGCTTCGCGCTGATCTGGCTGGCGCTGGCCATCTTCACCGTCGACGCGGTGCGCCGCGCCGGCGCACCGCGAAGACCGCCGCCTGACGCGGAACCGCACACCCCTCATGCGATGTGCGGTTCCGGGCGGCCGGGTCAGGGTTGGCGTGCGCCCTGGGCCTTGGTGACGAACTCGTTGGTGTAG